One Frankia alni ACN14a DNA window includes the following coding sequences:
- a CDS encoding phosphatidylinositol mannoside acyltransferase, translating to MSEGRLTDLGYALGWRGVRLLPEPVAAAAFRLGADAAYRRGGRGVRRLRANLSRVAPPGTDLDRLTRAAMRSYARYWLEVFRLRELGTERIVGRMRVLDEHLLRDAHARGTGTILALPHMGNWEQAGAWLAATGVPFTTVAERLRPESLFERFVAFRSELGMEVIPLTGGESPPFGLLADRLRAGGMLCLLADRDLSRAGIGVRFFGAPATMPGGPAALTLATGATLLPVTLWFDSDGWSARIHPPVRPSDVATMTQDLADAFAAGIAAHPADWHMLQRVWRDEA from the coding sequence GTGAGCGAGGGGCGGCTCACGGATCTCGGCTACGCGCTGGGCTGGCGCGGCGTGCGGCTGCTGCCGGAACCGGTCGCCGCCGCGGCGTTCCGGCTGGGCGCCGACGCGGCCTACCGGCGCGGCGGGCGGGGGGTGCGCCGGCTGCGGGCAAACCTGAGCCGGGTGGCACCGCCCGGCACCGACCTGGATCGGCTCACCCGGGCGGCGATGCGCTCCTACGCGCGCTACTGGCTCGAGGTCTTCCGCCTGCGCGAGCTCGGTACCGAGCGGATCGTCGGCCGGATGCGGGTCCTCGACGAGCACCTGCTGCGTGACGCGCACGCCCGCGGCACCGGCACGATCCTGGCGCTGCCACACATGGGCAACTGGGAGCAGGCCGGCGCCTGGCTCGCGGCGACGGGCGTCCCGTTCACCACGGTCGCCGAGCGGCTGCGGCCCGAGTCGCTGTTCGAGCGCTTCGTCGCGTTCCGCTCCGAGCTCGGGATGGAGGTCATCCCGCTGACCGGCGGTGAGAGCCCGCCGTTCGGCCTGCTGGCCGACCGGCTGCGGGCCGGCGGAATGCTGTGCCTGCTCGCCGACCGCGACCTGTCCCGCGCGGGCATCGGCGTGCGGTTCTTCGGCGCCCCGGCGACGATGCCCGGCGGACCCGCCGCGCTCACGCTGGCCACCGGGGCGACGCTGCTGCCGGTCACGCTCTGGTTCGACTCGGACGGCTGGAGCGCGCGGATCCACCCCCCGGTGCGGCCGAGCGACGTCGCGACGATGACCCAGGACCTCGCCGACGCCTTCGCCGCCGGCATCGCCGCCCACCCCGCCGACTGGCACATGCTCCAGCGCGTCTGGCGCGACGAGGCGTGA